The region CTACATAATATAATTGTATATTTCGACAAAAAGAAGTAGTATCAAAAAGTGTACGCTCTTGTTATTGACAACAGACAGGGGCTGATCGATTTGTTAATAACAAAATGGCTAACAGCTGGCTAACAGTAAATATACAAGTGAAAGTTCTCAGAAGTTGATAGTTTGTTGTTGAAGTAATTGCTTTTAGTTTGAACAAAGTTTGTTGAAATCCGTTGGCAAATGCAACTAAGAattagtttagtttagttaTAGATCCCTCTCGAAAATCGTAATAGTTTAGGCGAAAATATCAACAATTTTAAGTTAGTATAGTATGCTTTTCTCTCTTGGCTtgattaattataaattataaattatttagatgtttttgtgattttttttttatgttattgAGTTGCGTGTGATTCTTCTGCTATCGGTTGATCTTCTCAACGTGGAACAACGATCTGGTCTAGTTTTGTGGCTAAGAAAGGGTGGTGGACAATGATCGGGCACCGAGGATGTATAAGTACAAGTATCGGGAATTGCAGCAGGGCTCAGGCCCCCCTGCCAGACTTTTCGAGGTTAGTGAGGGAGGACGGACCTCATACTTATATACACACAGCCATACAAGTTCGGTTATTCAGTTGGTTCTTGTCATAGATGTTGTCTTTTGCAGTCACACAGAGATGTTGTACATCTAGTAATAGAGACCTGTCATTGAAGGTTCTTTTAAGATGGTTTTACAGGCTTGGGttggttttggtttgtttgttttggtattttggtagtttatcggttgacaacagtgcgtatgcgtGCTACGAGTACTTAGTATGGCATATCATTCAATCATACAATCACTATCTAACTGGCTGTGGCTTGGCGCCACACTCAGTTAAACTGTTGCCTTACTCCCACAGAGAGATATCCTGAAAAACGAGGTCATACAAATTTTTTAGTcgattttggaaaaaattaatgcCTGCAAGACACAAAGAGAAAGAAAAGAGAAGAGAAATGAACAAACAAAGTATCGACCAAATTGTGAGAGTGTCGTTTAGTGTCTGATTGTGGGCACGACATTAGCAATTAGGACAATGAGCGTGGGACAGGACAATGAATTTGGCTGGCTTTCGGATGTGTCGGATCTGTGTCTTGGCTTGTTTCTACGGATACTTGGCTGGAACACCAACTACGTACCGGTTTTGACATTCAGCTTGCCGGACTTCTTCGACGACTTCTGCTTGACCTCTCCCTCGTCGTCGTTGTCCTGGACCTTGTTGAGGGGCTTCTTGCCAGCCTGCGGCTTGTTGCTTCCTCCGCGCTTGTTGGCGTACGAGACCTTCACCAGGGGCTTGTCCTCGccctcctcgtcgtcgtcgtcatcgtcgtcgttTTCCTGGGGGCGCTTCGCCTGCTTCTTGCCGACCACCGGCTTGGTGCCGCTAGCCTTGCCCGCCGACGAGGAGGAGGCCGAGGCGAACTGGAAGTTACCGCCCTGGGAGCGCTTGCCCTGCTCGCCCTCGCTGTGTCCGATGCGCTGGGCGGTCATCTTAGGAACTTTCGTTGACTTCTCCAATTTGGTTGGACAGCATTGGAATGGTTTGTAATCGTTGGGCACATAATTGTTACCGCGCTTAGCCGAATGGCCGTCATGACCCAATCCAACATAGAAACATTCGTCATCTGTGtgagcaaacaaacaaaaacattttgtcagattgtttagttttataagaattgatgttttatttttggttcaaTAACAACAGAAGGTTCATTACGATAAgtatcaaaaacaaaaaactaaaaaaaaactaaacaagagTGCATCGTAGAAGGCGAGAAGAAGGATTAAAAGTCCCTAGGAGGCTTTTAATACTTGGCTTCAAGGCCCCTCTGGCAAAGACCATAAAGAAAGATAAAGAGCAGTTAGTACGATTTTcggattcgattcgattcggtTTTCATTATTTCAGACTTGAAAGATTCTTTGTTCTAAAGTAAAAGCGTGCTTTATGAATGGAAGATTTTGTAACATTACTTCGTATTTAATTTAGGTTGTATATCAAAACTAATAACTGACAAAATGCTTTTGATGCTGACTGTACAAGTTTCAGATTTTGATATTCTTGACGATCACGATTCACGTTCACTGTTTATTCACATTtctaaatttaagtttttgttgttgttcgtatacttaaatattttctaggGCACAGCGGGATcgatattaattattataaattaacaAACATAACGATTACTTAAAGTATTatgagaaaataataataaatcaaacaaaataGGTATTAACACATTTTTCGAATCAATatcgaaatttaaatataacttccggaatacaaaaaaaatcgcaattcttttattaaataatttcaaacaTTGTGTCAGCTatgatttgaatttttattcatCGATTCTGTCTTTTTTAGGTACCATAGACTTTGAAACTAAGAACTGATTCGGTGAAAGCTTCGGGTTCGGGGTATTAATATAGACGAGGATTGGATGGGTTTTTCGGGGCGACTGTCTTCCCAATTGCGTGTGTTCCTGACATGAGAACGGCTTTAACACAGAAGCTATGCGAAAGCACCGACTACGACATAGAGTACTAGGGAAAATCGAGTGGTTACCTTGGTTAAATGCATTTCTGTCTGAACTCCTTCTCCCCAAGTCTGTAGATAGACAATGAGATTACTATAATCGAATGTATCGAGTGTTTCGCGCTTTGGCAAGTGTGCGTGAGGGGAGGAGGAACGCTTGGGAGGGATTCAAGTTGGGAGGACACAACAATCAACTGTTTCAGTTAGTGCGTCAATGGCAACTCACATTCAGGATTTACCTATTTCATCTATAAGCCGACCCGAGCAAAGGTCAGCCAAGCGATGTATCGTTCGACCTTTGGCTGTGTGCCTATATTTTGGTTTGCTTTTTGGATCTTCTTCGTCTTCCTCATCGTCGTCGTTATCATTCTCGTCGTCGTTGTCGTCGTCATTGTCATCATCGTTGTCATTGTCATCGTTATCGTCATCGTCATTGTCATCCCTAGCATTATTATCGTCATCTTCTTCATCATCTTCAATtccctcatcctcatcctcgtccTCATCATCTTTACCGTTATCCCCATCGTTTTCATCATCTTCATCTTCGTCATCGTCCCCATTTTCTTCGTCGTCCTCCTCATCATTTCCATTACCTTCATCTTCATCTTCGTCTTCATTGTCATCTTCATTATCCTcatcttcatcttcatttCCGTTCTCCTCGTCATCATCATTGTCATTACCATTATCTTCATCTTCATCCTCATCTTCATTTTCATCATCACCATCTTCATTTTCATCTTCATTTTCATCATCTTCATCTTGATTTTCATCATCATCCTCATCTTCATTATCCTTATCATTGTCATCTTCATCTTCATCTTCATTATCCTTATCATCTTCATCTTCATCTTCATTATCTTCATCTTCGTCGCCTTCATCGTCTTCCTCATCCCCGTCCTCATCGTTCTCGTCGTCATTATTGTCGTCCTGATCTTCATCGTCATCCTCGTTATCTTCGTCCCCATCGTTATCATCTTCGTCTTCGTCATCATTGCCATTATCTTCTTCATCATCGTCTTCATTATCCTCATCTTCCTCGTCATCATtatccccatccccatcctCATCTTCCTCATCATCTTCATCTTCTTCATTTACAATATCCTCATCATCATCTTCTTCATtgtcctcatcctcatccccTTCGTCATCCCCATCCCCGTCATCATCATTATCTTCGTCCTCGTCATCTTCGATGTCTCGTCTTCTCTTCTGCAGTCTCTCTCTTCGTATCGAGCTCTGCAGACGCTTTAATCTGTCTCTCTTATCTTCGTCGCTTTCTTTTGGATACCgcaatttaacaattttttcatcatcatcgtcatcattgcCTACATTGGAAAGTTGCATTATGTTTTGAATTTTAACGATTCGCAATAAACGAGAAGATGGAATCGGGTGCATCCACGTTTTGGGAGTAATGAAACCAcattatctattttttttttttggctcaaCTTATTGGTAGCGAGAGTTTGGCTAATGAGCGTGAGTTAGAAAGCAGAAACACATTGGAAACAAGAACGCTTACTCTTTTGATTGATCAACCACTGCAGCACACGGTTTTCGTTTTTGAGATTACCTAGAGGACCAGAAAAGTAATACATAGGTGCTTGCAACCAGGAATTTCGGCATCCAACTCACCGTCATACATGATCGGGACGCCAGTCTCGTAGTAGACCAAAGCTGGGAATGCGAAAATACCAATTTCGTGGGCTAGTTTCACATCATTCGACTTCACGAATTGGATTCCATGCTTGTCGGTGTCGTCATCGATGTTCTCCAGTTCCTCCAAAATGTCGGAGCAAGATTCGCACTCGTCATCGTCTGTGGGAGGCCAAAAGCCATTAGTTAGGGCTCTTTAATGAACCAGAGCTAACGATTCTCTTACAGAAGAAGACGGCCAGGTGTTCCACGTCGTTGATCAGCACTTGGAGGGTCTTCCTGTCGACCGACTCAATAACATCAGCAGTGGACTCGTGCAAATCAATAACCCACTCTAGGATTTCCTCTTCCTTCATCAGGTCACCTGGAGAAGCAGGAGAGATCGGTTAGTAGGCATATTGGAAGCCAATCCTTTCCAGCATTACCGGTGTAAATTGTCCTAAACTTATGTCTATAAAATGCAAGCGCCGGCAGGCCGGGCAGGTCGTATTCCTTATCAATATCGTCGTCGGATGTCTTTACGAAGTCAATGTCTTTTTCCTCGCACTCGTCGTCGATGTTCTCCAGCTCGTTGAGAATCTTCTGGGCCTTCTTGTCGCCCTCGGCATCTGTGGGGATGCGAAGATgttgaaatattattaattgaatttagaatatttttcttATCTTACAGAAGAACACGACAACGTGATCGTTTTCGGCCAAAATCTTGTCCAGCATCTTAACGTTGACCTCCTCGATCTTGCCGGGAATTTCGAGGGTTTCGTCATCGGTGATCCAGGCCAACACTTCGTCCTCGTCGTCGAGATCTCCGGTGAAGTGCAGGGGGTCTCGGTTCCTGAAGAACACCAGGCGAGGATAGGTCTTGACGTTGTACTTCTTGGCGACGCCAGTGTCCTCAGTGGTGACAAAAATGATTCCAGCCTCGTCCAACTCGTCGTCGATGCTTTCCAGGGCGTTAAGGGTGTGATCGCAGGTCTCACCGGGCTCGCACGGGCCAGTGAAAAAGACAACAACATACTCGTGCTCATTGATCAGGTTGACCAGGATTTCGTCGGTGACCTCCTCGATGGTAGCCGTCTTCTTCTGGACCAGCAGCCACTCGAGCACCTCGTCCTCGTTCATCAGATCACCTTCGTAAAGGGCTGGTATCTTGTTCTCGAAGTAGATGAGGGCGGGCAAGTGGTCCAGACCGTACTCCTTGGCCTCGGCGGCGTTATCGATACGCACAATGACGATACCTTCCTTCTCCAACTCATCGTCAATGTTCTCCAGTTCGTTGAGAATGCGCATGTCCTGCTTATCGTCCTTGTCGTCTGCGGTCAAAAGGGAACCATTATTTCGGTCAGAAAGCAGAATCTTAAGGCACTAATGACTCACAGAAGATAACCGCCAAGTGCTCGGTGTTCTCAACCAACTTGTCCTTCATCTCATCGGTCACCTCGGGAATCTCGGAGTACCGCTTCTGATGCACCAGCCAGCCGAGCAGCTCATCCTCTTTCATCAGATCACCCTCGTAGATGTGTGGAATGCCACGTTCAAAGAGTACAATCGACGGTATCTCATCGATACCCCATTCTTTGGCCTCTTTGTCATCATCGATCTTGACAAAGGCAATATCGTTCTGATCGCACTCGTCGTCAATGTTTTCCAATTCTGCGAGGATTTTCTGTGATTTCTTTTGGTCTTTGTCGTCTGTGGAGAGTTTTTTTGGATATTATTATAGAGTTTGAAAGAATTAGTGTTAAACTATTCAAAACTCAGACTATAGGTACTATCGCTCTACTGGAACTTCAAACCTAAGGACTATACTTCAAGAACTACTCTATCTTCACCGGGATCTACTTCTTCTGGGTTTAGTTTAGGTTGATTAGTTTATGAAGCgcatttgaaaattaattcttGAAAGCATATGGAGCAGCCGGCAGATTGTTACAACTTTAGATACAACATCCCAGAGATACAACAGAAAGTCAATAATACAATATCTACAGAAACTGAGAAAACTGTGCCCACGGGTCCCGGCACAAGGCTCCAGATGAGGGGCCTGAAATCACTTACAGAAAAGAACAGCAACGTGGGGCATTTTTTCAATGATCAAATCCAACATTTCGTCGGTAATGTCCTCGATCTGATCGGAACTGGTTTGGTCTGTGAGCCACTTGAGAAGCTTCTCCTCGTCCTCCAGATTGCCCTCGTATATAGTTGGAATGCCTTTTTCAAAGTATATCAGTTTAGGAACTTTATTGATGCCGTATTCGACGGCCTCCTCGGGATTATCGATTTTCACGAAGGTAATGCCCAGGGCATCGCACTCGTCGTCAATGTTCTCGAGCTCTTCGAGCACTTTCTGAGACTTCTTGTCGTTGTTGTCGTCTGGAAAACAGCGGGTGAGCAAAATGGAGGCGACTGCTTAGGCTCTACGGGTAACAAGGTAATATTTACAGAACAACACCGCAATAACGCGTCCCTCTTTGATCATTGTGTCGAGCATTTCGTCGGTGACATCCTCGATCTCATCTCGTTCCAACTGTCCCAACAGCCACTTGAGAATCTGCTCCTCGTCCATGAGATCGCCGTCGTAGACGTTTGGAATTTCTTTTTCAAAGTAAACAATGGCCGGAATCTGCAGATCGAATAATATGCGTGAATGACGTTTCGATTCGTTTTGGGGATTCGCGATCGCGCCCTAGTCGTACCGAGTCGATTCCGTAATCACCTGCCGCCTTGGCATCATCAATCTTCACAAACTGAATGCCATGCTTGTCGCAGTCGTCGTCTAtctgctccagctcctccagcaCGGTCATCGAGTCGTCGTTGCCATGATCATCTGCAGATGAATAGCCCCGTTACCACCATTACACCACAGCCCTGCCGCAGCAAAGGTCACGTCTACATACAAAAGAGCACCACCAGGTTGTCGATATTGCTAATCAGAGTCGAAAGCGTCTTGGAGGTGACGTCCTCAATCACGTCGTCCTCGTCCCCCGTCGACTTGTTCTGCACCAACCACTCCAAGACGTCCTCCTCCCGCTGCAGTTCACCTGGAGACACAGTTTCGATATTAGCCACTGAAGAATCGCGTGGTGCAAGGGATTATGTCTACATATGTCGATTATGTCGATATGAATGTGGTGTGGGTGTGGAATGGGTGTGGTCTACTGGGTCTACGGCAGTACCTTCGTATATGATCGGAGTCTGGTGGCGGTAGTAGACCAGTGCTGGCAGATTGCCCAGATTGTACTCGTCGGCCAGCGCCTCGTCGTGTATCTTCACGAATCCGATGCCCAGCTGGTCGGCCTCGTCGTCGATGTTCTCCAGTTCCTGCAAGGCCTTGGCACACTTGCGGCATTGCTGCTTGTCTGGCGATTGCGGCACGTCGGCGGCATAGAATCAGGCAAACAATATATCATTAGGCTCGACTGGATCTGGGAGGCTCTACGTATCGAGACCTCTTGGATAGCGAGGGGAGACAAACAACTGTACAGTTAGGGGTAAACAAGGGACTAGAACACGGACGGTAGTACGGTCACGGCGGATGCTGCATGCTGCAGGGGGTTAGCTGATTTAGGGACATCTTAGTCGGGGTCAGAGGGAGGCAGAGTGCATGCAAGAGCCATGGAGTGCTTGCGACAGCAGTGTTACCCAATCATTTCCCAGGCGATTCGTCTATTTACACGATTTGTTTACGGCATCCCGATCGGTCTGCTTCCAACCTGTTGCAAGGTGCTTGTCTTGGTGAGAGCCCCTCTCGGTCGgcgaaagaaaagaaaattactGATCGAAAGCTCTCTCCTTCCGACCTCCCATTTCTTGTTCTAGCTTTCTGCTCTCTGGGCGAGCTTTTGCCTGGCTCTCGGccgtggcgtatacgtaatatttcgACGTGTGATACCGTTAGATACATAGAGGTTAAGAAAAGAGTAATTATTTCGAGAGTAGGTACGTAAGGTGTTACGTTTTTGGCGACACCTTTGAAAGCTCTTCTGGGGGTGGGTTCTATGGGGGTGTCGCCCCGGCGACAAGGCCAATGCCCACATTTGCCCATAATTTACCGCCCACTGTGCCAATCGAACGACTTTTGGGGCTGGGATCCCGACTCTTGCGGCTTGAAGACCGTTCTCTCCGCCGCAGGCACGGCGATGCTGCACTTAACTAAAAATAGTGCAAGTCAGTCGGGGAAGAGccgcacacacgcacacatcgGAATGGGTCGGACATCGGGCACTCGTATATTATATAAAAGTGCATTTGGCCGCGGCATCGGAGGAGCTGCCCATAACCATGTCTTGCCGGCTCGCGCTAGAGTGTGCAGCGTTGATGCATTGCTGTATgcaaaagcaattaaaagtgCTGTCTGTCTGCGGCCCCCGCCCGTCGCCACGCCCCCGCCCGCCCCTTGATGGACAGGAACTCGATTGGCGGGGGCGCGGGCAGCGGGGGCCAACAATGGGCCAAAATCTCTTGTTTTGTCTCACCTACATGCTGTTTTGCGTGCCTGCAATAAAAAACCTTTTCGCATGCCGTCTGCCTTTGATAAAAATACGAACGGATAGTGCGGCAGAGCTACAGATACTACAGATACACATATGATGGATAGATACACACATCTACGATCCCCGATCTATGGTACATGGGCTGCGTTGCCCACTCTATAGTTAGTTGTTTCAGAATTAAGCAAAAATAACAGCGTCGAGAGAAGCGAAAAGCgaagaaaatcattttcattttcttggcCGACCAACTGCTTGAGTTTCCTATTTTTAGCCCAAAAATTGTAGGTGGCTGTGTGGGAAGGAGATGGCCAACGGCTAACGGCTAacggcaaataaataaataaataaaatctctATACTTTGTTGTTGGGCACGATATTATCGTGTGTGTAGTCGCCAgatcatatgtatatatcgtGAGCGTTATAATACGGCATTAAATTTATGATTTTGAATAGGTAGGCTCCCTCCTTTGTTCCATAACTCGTCCAAGGCCAGAATCAGTATTTTGATCTTGGGCATTCTTCTTCGAGCTGTAGATGGTTCACAGATGGACCCATCCGAGGGAAGATTAACCTCTGCTTGTCCAAGATGGGGCCCGTGACTTGGGGGGAGGGCGACATGGGACAAAACATATTCTGGCGCCGAGCCCAGACATTTGCTGGCTTCGCCCCGTTGTTGtaatgtttattattatacgtatacgtaatatgtgCGCCCGCCTTAGTAAATAGTGACAGCGAAAATGTGGAATCTTGTTTGTTACCAAAAGATTACTAAGAATTACTGCGTTCGGGATAATTGCATTCCTCGCTCCTAGACATTCGCCGACTCTAAGACCTGGTAAAGATCCCCTTTCTGGTAAAGATCCCCTCTATGTACACCCAAGCACCAGAGCaactttttagttttatgggttatatatgtatacacacacagacacacacttgATAGATATTTACATATCGAACCATGGGCATGGGGGCGGAATCTTTCGAGTGCATTTATGGATTACTGGAATTAGGAAGATTATGTTGGAGTAGGTATTATTGTTGAAGAAGTGATTATTATGGAGAAACAGGGTTCCAAACTGGACAAAGGGCGGGAGGCAAGGCGGAGGGTCCGAAAAAGAACTTACCCATTACCCTGGGCGGGCATGTTTCATGATCTGGACCTGTAGTCGTTTGATAAAATATACAATGCTTTGATAAATTCGCGTATACAGATATTGGTCTCAGACAGGGGACGAGATACCGCCGGAAGATATCGATAGAGAGATAATAAGTTAGGTTCTCCATAGTTCGCTTGGGTTAGTCACAAGAAATAGACATACTTAAATAGTGAGAGATATAGACGTACGAGTATAAGCACTAGATTGGCAGATTATACAGTAAAGATAGATATCACTGGTGGCTATACCTAGATCGTATGATTTTAGTCACAAGAGAGCTAAACTGTTTGTGTTCGCTAAAAACTGCAACTGCTTGAAATAGAACATCGTCAAGACATCCTCCGCCAATAGAACCGGGCGGAGTGTGGTTTAAACGTTAGAAGGAGTTAGAGTAGGGCCAGCTGACTTACAGAATAGCACGGCTACGAAGTCGGTGTCCTCGATGATCTTCTGAAGAATCTTGGCGTTCACCTCCTCGATGCGGTCGGGCAGGTCCATGGCCTCCAGCGACGTGAGGAAGTCGAGCACGCCCTCCTCGTCCATGAGGTCTCCGTCGTAGATGATGGGCTCCTTCTCCCTGCAATCGAGCTCAGCATTAGCTAGGCTCGTCAGAAGAGGGAGTTACTTACCTGAAATAGGTGAGCGCGGGGAAGTTCTTGATGCCATACTGCTTGGCGAGTCGTTTGTCGTTGATTTTCACAAAGTCCACTCCGAAGGAGTCTGTGTCATCGTCGATTTTTTCGAGTTCCGCTAAAACCTTATCACAGGTCACACAGCTGCGCGCATCTAGAGTGGTAGGACCAAGGAGAGGAGCGGTAAGTACGTACTATATGTTGGACGGGCAACCAGATCTTATAGAGATACCGACATCAATTGACAACCAGCAACTGCTGCGAGTGACGCCAGAGCGGAACCACATTCACATCCACATCGCAGCCGCGGCAGAACCAAATGCCACAAAGATTATTCATTCCTATATTAGACGCAGGATGCATCATCGTCTGCCCAGAGCCCAGGGCGAATTATGgctgaatgaatgaatgaaatgACAGCAAAGGCAGGCCAATTCGGCGCTATTaatgcagcagcaactgccAACAAATTTGCTAAAACTGCTGAATTAATTCATAAAATTCGGCTGCGGCCACTATTAGGAAAAAGAACGATATACCAGACAAAAGACCTGCCTTGGCCAACGTTTCCTCTGGCTCTCTGGGCCATTAGTCCCCGTCCCCGCGAAGAAGCCTCCGTGAAAAATTCAGTGGAATCCCCTGGGCATTGCACAATGCCCCCGAATAAACACAATTAGTTTGTAATCAATGCTCGAGAATAAATCGAAAACTCTTGAGGTCTTTATTTATCTTTCCCGAATAGGCAGCCAAATACACGGAACAGATATAGGCGTTACG is a window of Drosophila bipectinata strain 14024-0381.07 chromosome 2R, DbipHiC1v2, whole genome shotgun sequence DNA encoding:
- the hlk gene encoding uncharacterized protein hlk isoform X2; this translates as MTFTRLKTLTLLVCALLALSFPGYVNGANNKKGSQPAAPPEPEAVIEEVNAKQLEKLLADKDYVAVFWYARSCVTCDKVLAELEKIDDDTDSFGVDFVKINDKRLAKQYGIKNFPALTYFREKEPIIYDGDLMDEEGVLDFLTSLEAMDLPDRIEEVNAKILQKIIEDTDFVAVLFYKQQCRKCAKALQELENIDDEADQLGIGFVKIHDEALADEYNLGNLPALVYYRHQTPIIYEGELQREEDVLEWLVQNKSTGDEDDVIEDVTSKTLSTLISNIDNLVVLFYDHGNDDSMTVLEELEQIDDDCDKHGIQFVKIDDAKAAGDYGIDSIPAIVYFEKEIPNVYDGDLMDEEQILKWLLGQLERDEIEDVTDEMLDTMIKEGRVIAVLFYDNNDKKSQKVLEELENIDDECDALGITFVKIDNPEEAVEYGINKVPKLIYFEKGIPTIYEGNLEDEEKLLKWLTDQTSSDQIEDITDEMLDLIIEKMPHVAVLFYDKDQKKSQKILAELENIDDECDQNDIAFVKIDDDKEAKEWGIDEIPSIVLFERGIPHIYEGDLMKEDELLGWLVHQKRYSEIPEVTDEMKDKLVENTEHLAVIFYDKDDKQDMRILNELENIDDELEKEGIVIVRIDNAAEAKEYGLDHLPALIYFENKIPALYEGDLMNEDEVLEWLLVQKKTATIEEVTDEILVNLINEHEYVVVFFTGPCEPGETCDHTLNALESIDDELDEAGIIFVTTEDTGVAKKYNVKTYPRLVFFRNRDPLHFTGDLDDEDEVLAWITDDETLEIPGKIEEVNVKMLDKILAENDHVVVFFYAEGDKKAQKILNELENIDDECEEKDIDFVKTSDDDIDKEYDLPGLPALAFYRHKFRTIYTGDLMKEEEILEWVIDLHESTADVIESVDRKTLQVLINDVEHLAVFFYDDECESCSDILEELENIDDDTDKHGIQFVKSNDVKLAHEIGIFAFPALVYYETGVPIMYDGNIASNEDVFNWILEQKADQSIQLIDRDQLFEYIGTKDFLAVVFYKEDDPDSPRVLRHIELIDDEAAEYGIYIVKMHDKLMAKKYGFRNPPGLTYFRKGKYINYDGDIDDEEEVLDWLTSPANMEMTDHIEQVNRKMFEKIRKNSDYVAVIFYSDECKQCPRVLAEVEHIDDEADKAGIDFVKIDDKQMAKEYGVFALPAIVFFKPTSKEPVIYAGDLYEEEQILTWLITQKDPSGDVIEDLEGERLVQLIEESGSIAVYFWNKTKCDICNSKAARKARMKKEREQHQQEGGAAGAAAAFGSEVDPSEAAAGGALDGSPGAGEAPAAADAAAPPEASAGKHEDDADGCEQCTKVLEELENIDDDCDKHGITFVKTRDFSVADGYGVHEYPALVYFEGGIPNVFEGELSEEEEVLQWLITQKTEDRIELITRQMLETMVEETQYLAVYFLPPERKGKPASQPAFCRSFCSPSSLKESNLTATTKHPSSQFVQSYISRKRKRIEKQDKINCNICDQILEGLELIDDECDVFGIHMVKIQDPQLAKRYSIKTFPALVYFRNGNPLLFEGDLQNEQSVLEWLIDDDNRELADEIEEVNERMLDRLMAESTLLVVFFYDDDCAECEEILEELEEIDGEADMFGIDFVKIASIEAAKKYEIVNIPSLVYFRKQVPVLYDGDMHQHDKVITWLTSQDVFEIKNEIEEVNRKMLDKLLEENEFLSVFFYEHNQPDSTAALEKLENIDSETDNLDITFVKMADSRYAKKWGVTKLPAMVYFRRRFPSIYRGDLLSEDEVLEWLRKNRFRQPELNIFMYALIALAVAFVIYTAFLLQCFKPAPPPPVQHPKQS
- the hlk gene encoding uncharacterized protein hlk isoform X5, which produces MTFTRLKTLTLLVCALLALSFPGYVNGANNKKGSQPAAPPEPEAVIEEVNAKQLEKLLADKDYVAVFWYARSCVTCDKVLAELEKIDDDTDSFGVDFVKINDKRLAKQYGIKNFPALTYFREKEPIIYDGDLMDEEGVLDFLTSLEAMDLPDRIEEVNAKILQKIIEDTDFVAVLFYKQQCRKCAKALQELENIDDEADQLGIGFVKIHDEALADEYNLGNLPALVYYRHQTPIIYEGELQREEDVLEWLVQNKSTGDEDDVIEDVTSKTLSTLISNIDNLVVLFYDHGNDDSMTVLEELEQIDDDCDKHGIQFVKIDDAKAAGDYGIDSIPAIVYFEKEIPNVYDGDLMDEEQILKWLLGQLERDEIEDVTDEMLDTMIKEGRVIAVLFYDNNDKKSQKVLEELENIDDECDALGITFVKIDNPEEAVEYGINKVPKLIYFEKGIPTIYEGNLEDEEKLLKWLTDQTSSDQIEDITDEMLDLIIEKMPHVAVLFYDKDQKKSQKILAELENIDDECDQNDIAFVKIDDDKEAKEWGIDEIPSIVLFERGIPHIYEGDLMKEDELLGWLVHQKRYSEIPEVTDEMKDKLVENTEHLAVIFYDKDDKQDMRILNELENIDDELEKEGIVIVRIDNAAEAKEYGLDHLPALIYFENKIPALYEGDLMNEDEVLEWLLVQKKTATIEEVTDEILVNLINEHEYVVVFFTGPCEPGETCDHTLNALESIDDELDEAGIIFVTTEDTGVAKKYNVKTYPRLVFFRNRDPLHFTGDLDDEDEVLAWITDDETLEIPGKIEEVNVKMLDKILAENDHVVVFFYAEGDKKAQKILNELENIDDECEEKDIDFVKTSDDDIDKEYDLPGLPALAFYRHKFRTIYTGDLMKEEEILEWVIDLHESTADVIESVDRKTLQVLINDVEHLAVFFYDDECESCSDILEELENIDDDTDKHGIQFVKSNDVKLAHEIGIFAFPALVYYETGVPIMYDGNIASNEDVFNWILEQKADQSIQLIDRDQLFEYIGTKDFLAVVFYKEDDPDSPRVLRHIELIDDEAAEYGIYIVKMHDKLMAKKYGFRNPPGLTYFRKGKYINYDGDIDDEEEVLDWLTSPANMEMTDHIEQVNRKMFEKIRKNSDYVAVIFYSDECKQCPRVLAEVEHIDDEADKAGIDFVKIDDKQMAKEYGVFALPAIVFFKPTSKEPVIYAGDLYEEEQILTWLITQKDPSGDVIEDLEGERLVQLIEESGSIAVYFYADGCEQCTKVLEELENIDDDCDKHGITFVKTRDFSVADGYGVHEYPALVYFEGGIPNVFEGELSEEEEVLQWLITQKTEDRIELITRQMLETMVEETQYLAVYFLPPERKGKPASQPAFCRSFCSPSSLKESNLTATTKHPSSQFVQSYISRKRKRIEKQDKINCNICDQILEGLELIDDECDVFGIHMVKIQDPQLAKRYSIKTFPALVYFRNGNPLLFEGDLQNEQSVLEWLIDDDNRELADEIEEVNERMLDRLMAESTLLVVFFYDDDCAECEEILEELEEIDGEADMFGIDFVKIASIEAAKKYEIVNIPSLVYFRKQVPVLYDGDMHQHDKVITWLTSQDVFEIKNEIEEVNRKMLDKLLEENEFLSVFFYEHNQPDSTAALEKLENIDSETDNLDITFVKMADSRYAKKWGVTKLPAMVYFRRRFPSIYRGDLLSEDEVLEWLRKNRFRQPELNIFMYALIALAVAFVIYTAFLLQCFKPAPPPPVQHPKQS